A genomic window from Armatimonadota bacterium includes:
- a CDS encoding heavy metal translocating P-type ATPase, with protein MEEHHVHHRPDHGQTPPAAAGQPDHAAHDKHAGHSPQMFRDRFWLSVLLGVPILYFDAHIQEWFGYRAAQVPGAEWAQPVLGTVLYLYGGGVFVQGGLRELRARQPGMMTLVGLAISVAFAYSLGVSAGLLRGIPLYWELATLVVVMLLGHWIEMASVQGAGRALEYLAALLPAHAHRIVDGDTEDVPVGALRVGDRVLVRPGEQVPADGIVVEGASSVNEAFLTGESRPVTKEPGAEVISGAINGEGTLTVEVRRTGEATTLSQIQRLVEQAQRSRSRYQVLADRAAYWLTLIALGGGALTLAAWLLVGSAPEFALTRMVAVMVIACPHALGLAIPLVVMNATALSARNGILVRNREAFERARDIRTVAFDKTGTLTEGRFRVRRIYTDGVGEDDALAIAAALESLSEHGLARAVLNEARGRGVPVGRGADFRAIPGKGIEGRVDGRPYRVGRPEWADEMGLGLGALRGGLDEASGRGESVIALMDERRVLALFALADRVRDGARRAVRELKDMGRQVVMVTGDAEAVARTVAAELGIDTYHARVLPEDKSRIVAQMRQRGPVAFVGDGINDAPALAASDLGIAIGAGANVAIESADLVLVEDDPLDVVRALRLAEGTYAKMVQNLLWATGYNAVALPLAAGVAYRWGVLLSPAVGALLMSLSTVIVAANAMLLRRLHLT; from the coding sequence ATGGAAGAGCACCACGTGCACCATAGGCCCGACCACGGTCAGACACCTCCGGCCGCCGCAGGCCAGCCCGATCACGCCGCGCACGACAAACACGCCGGCCACAGCCCGCAGATGTTCCGCGATCGGTTCTGGCTGAGCGTCCTGCTCGGGGTCCCGATCCTCTACTTCGACGCCCACATCCAGGAGTGGTTCGGGTACCGTGCGGCCCAGGTCCCCGGCGCGGAGTGGGCACAGCCGGTTCTGGGCACCGTGTTGTACCTGTACGGCGGGGGTGTCTTCGTACAGGGGGGCCTGCGCGAACTGCGCGCGCGCCAACCCGGCATGATGACCCTTGTCGGCCTGGCGATCAGCGTCGCGTTCGCCTACAGTCTGGGGGTGTCCGCCGGGTTGCTGCGGGGGATACCACTGTACTGGGAGCTGGCGACGCTCGTCGTCGTCATGCTGCTGGGACATTGGATCGAGATGGCGTCCGTCCAGGGCGCCGGACGCGCGCTGGAGTACCTCGCCGCCCTGCTCCCCGCGCACGCGCACCGCATAGTCGACGGCGACACGGAGGACGTCCCGGTGGGCGCGTTGCGAGTGGGCGACCGCGTGCTTGTGCGCCCCGGCGAGCAGGTCCCCGCCGACGGGATCGTAGTGGAGGGGGCGTCCAGCGTCAACGAGGCGTTTCTGACCGGGGAGTCGCGTCCGGTGACCAAGGAACCGGGCGCGGAGGTGATCTCGGGTGCGATCAACGGCGAGGGGACGCTCACCGTCGAGGTGCGGCGCACTGGCGAGGCGACGACGCTGAGCCAGATCCAGCGCCTGGTGGAGCAGGCGCAGCGCTCGCGCAGCCGTTACCAGGTATTGGCCGACCGTGCGGCCTACTGGCTGACCCTGATCGCGCTGGGCGGAGGAGCGCTCACGCTGGCCGCGTGGCTGTTGGTGGGGTCCGCGCCGGAGTTCGCGCTCACGCGGATGGTCGCGGTCATGGTGATCGCCTGCCCGCACGCACTGGGGTTGGCGATCCCGCTCGTGGTCATGAACGCCACAGCGCTGTCGGCGCGCAACGGCATTCTCGTACGCAACCGCGAGGCGTTCGAGAGGGCCCGCGACATCCGGACCGTCGCCTTCGATAAGACGGGCACGCTGACCGAGGGGAGGTTCCGCGTCCGCCGGATCTACACCGACGGCGTCGGAGAAGACGATGCCCTCGCGATCGCGGCGGCGCTCGAATCGCTGTCCGAGCACGGGCTGGCCCGCGCCGTCCTCAACGAGGCGCGCGGTCGCGGCGTGCCTGTGGGGCGCGGCGCGGACTTCCGGGCCATACCGGGCAAGGGGATCGAGGGACGGGTCGACGGCAGACCGTATCGGGTCGGCAGACCCGAGTGGGCCGACGAGATGGGGCTGGGACTCGGCGCGCTGCGCGGCGGACTGGACGAGGCCTCCGGGCGCGGCGAGAGCGTGATCGCGCTGATGGACGAGCGGCGCGTGCTGGCGCTGTTCGCGCTGGCCGACCGCGTGCGAGACGGCGCCCGGCGGGCCGTGCGCGAACTGAAGGACATGGGGCGCCAGGTCGTGATGGTCACGGGGGACGCCGAAGCGGTGGCCCGGACCGTCGCCGCGGAGTTGGGCATCGACACCTATCACGCACGGGTACTGCCGGAGGACAAGTCGAGGATCGTCGCACAGATGCGACAGCGGGGCCCGGTGGCGTTCGTCGGCGACGGCATCAACGACGCGCCCGCGCTGGCCGCCTCCGACTTGGGCATCGCAATCGGCGCCGGCGCGAACGTGGCCATCGAGTCCGCCGACCTGGTCCTGGTGGAGGACGACCCGCTCGACGTGGTCCGCGCGCTGCGGCTCGCAGAGGGCACCTACGCCAAGATGGTGCAGAACCTTTTGTGGGCCACCGGCTACAACGCGGTCGCGCTCCCGCTGGCGGCCGGCGTCGCCTACCGCTGGGGCGTGCTGCTTTCCCCGGCCGTGGGGGCGCTGCTGATGAGCCTGTCCACGGTCATCGTCGCGGCCAACGCGATGCTGCTGCGTCGCCTGCACCTGACCTGA
- a CDS encoding DUF3096 domain-containing protein — MRIDASIQPIVALVAGILILIAPRLLNYIVAVYLIVVGLTGLVR, encoded by the coding sequence ATGCGCATCGACGCCAGCATTCAGCCGATCGTCGCTCTCGTCGCCGGCATCCTGATCCTGATCGCGCCGCGGCTGCTGAACTACATCGTCGCCGTCTACCTGATCGTCGTCGGGCTGACGGGATTGGTCCGGTAG
- a CDS encoding nucleotide exchange factor GrpE: MSERDRYVLPDEQAVEQTEPAAPAEVGDAEQAAPVEEPVEIPVNVAGPAEPAAAAAESEEVASLRQEVERYRQEAERNWQQFLHAAADLENYKKTAAKVQRDAVDRTRRQMLHVILTAVDNLERAIRYAEANADNAAVAAILDGLRITHRSLLDSLGNLGVQPLEAAGQKFDPALHEAVAVASAEETGAEPGTVLDVVQQGYLLGQEVLRPARVRVAQ; encoded by the coding sequence ATGTCCGAACGCGACAGGTACGTCCTGCCAGACGAGCAGGCGGTGGAGCAGACAGAACCGGCGGCCCCAGCAGAGGTCGGCGACGCCGAACAGGCGGCACCCGTCGAGGAGCCCGTCGAGATCCCGGTGAACGTCGCCGGTCCTGCCGAGCCTGCAGCCGCCGCGGCGGAATCCGAAGAGGTCGCTTCCCTGCGGCAGGAAGTCGAGCGCTACCGGCAGGAGGCCGAGCGCAACTGGCAGCAGTTCCTACACGCGGCGGCCGACCTGGAGAACTACAAGAAGACCGCAGCGAAGGTGCAGCGCGATGCCGTGGACCGCACCCGGCGCCAGATGCTGCACGTGATCCTCACCGCCGTGGACAACCTGGAGCGTGCGATCCGCTACGCCGAGGCCAACGCGGACAACGCGGCTGTGGCCGCGATCCTCGATGGGCTGCGCATCACGCACCGTTCTTTGCTCGACAGCCTCGGCAACCTGGGCGTGCAGCCCCTTGAGGCGGCGGGACAGAAGTTCGACCCCGCCCTCCACGAGGCGGTAGCGGTGGCCTCCGCGGAGGAGACGGGGGCTGAGCCCGGCACCGTTCTGGACGTCGTGCAGCAGGGATATTTGCTCGGGCAGGAGGTTCTGCGGCCGGCGAGGGTGCGCGTGGCGCAGTAG
- a CDS encoding Hsp20/alpha crystallin family protein: MLVRRHPFAELAAIQQELASLVDRIFGSDGVAGTTFLPATDAYFADGHFVVRADLAGVDPQAVEVLTHGNTLVIRGERKALEVPRDDVVMLGIPYGRFERTVILPSGLDAGQVKAQWRDGILEIRIPVEQKLLPRKVPVQVAA; this comes from the coding sequence ATGCTGGTGCGTCGTCATCCGTTCGCGGAGCTGGCGGCGATCCAGCAGGAGCTCGCGAGCCTAGTCGACCGGATCTTCGGATCTGATGGGGTTGCGGGCACGACGTTTCTGCCCGCCACGGATGCGTACTTCGCCGACGGGCACTTCGTCGTCCGGGCGGATCTGGCCGGCGTGGACCCACAGGCCGTGGAGGTCCTGACCCACGGCAACACGCTGGTGATCCGGGGCGAGCGGAAGGCGCTCGAGGTGCCGCGGGATGACGTCGTGATGCTCGGGATCCCCTACGGGCGCTTCGAGCGCACCGTGATACTGCCCTCGGGTCTGGACGCAGGTCAGGTGAAGGCGCAGTGGCGGGACGGAATCCTGGAGATCCGCATTCCGGTCGAGCAGAAGCTGCTGCCGCGGAAGGTTCCTGTGCAGGTCGCCGCGTAA
- a CDS encoding MerR family transcriptional regulator translates to MPVYVISVAAELVGLHPRTLRIYEEKGLIRPARRNQIRLFSDRDLQRVQLIRYLTREVGLNLAGVKLFLEIQERHEEVAYWILGKRDGTKEGRSRR, encoded by the coding sequence ATGCCCGTCTACGTGATCAGCGTGGCGGCCGAGCTCGTGGGGCTGCACCCGCGCACGCTGCGCATCTACGAAGAAAAGGGGCTGATCCGACCCGCGCGGCGCAACCAGATCCGCCTGTTCAGCGATCGCGACCTGCAGCGGGTGCAGCTGATCCGCTACCTGACCCGCGAGGTCGGGTTGAACCTGGCGGGGGTGAAGCTGTTCTTGGAGATCCAAGAGCGTCACGAGGAGGTCGCGTACTGGATCCTGGGCAAGCGAGACGGCACAAAAGAGGGGAGGAGCCGACGATGA
- the dnaK gene encoding molecular chaperone DnaK, which translates to MAKVVGIDLGTTNSVIAAMVGGEPVVIPNREGSRLTPSVVAFTKTGERLVGQMAKRQAILNSENTVYSIKRFMGRRFHEVETERKMVPYKVAEGQHGMAVVDIPAAGRTFTPEEISAMILQKLKDDAEAYLGEKVEAAVITVPAYFNDAQRTATKNAGEIAGLKVLRIINEPTAACLAYGLDKKGSETVLVWDLGGGTFDVSILEIGEGVFQVKATNGDTHLGGDDWDERIVNWLADEFRKQHGIDLRADRQALQRLREAAERAKIELTTVVQTTINLPFITADATGPKHLDMALTRAKFEELTADLVERCIGPFRNALSDAKLSERDIHEVILVGGATRMPMIQELVRRLTGKEPNKEVHPDEVVAVGAAIQAGVLAGDVRDVVLLDVTPLSLGIETLGGVMTVLIPRNTTIPTRKSETFTTAEDGQTQVEVHVLQGERPLARDNRTLGRFLLDGIPPAPRGVPKIDVTFDIDANGILSVSARDIATGREQSIKITGTSTLSKEEVERMIREAEAHAEEDRRKREEAEIVNRGDAVAYQTERLLRDQGQAISEDERRPLEAKVKDLREAVQARDVNRVRALTEEVQQMTYKLSERLYRGAAAGAPAGGAEAPKESKPGDDVIDAEYKPSD; encoded by the coding sequence ATGGCCAAGGTTGTCGGCATCGACCTGGGAACGACAAACTCGGTGATCGCGGCGATGGTCGGCGGCGAGCCGGTCGTGATCCCCAACCGCGAGGGAAGCCGGCTCACACCGTCGGTGGTCGCGTTCACCAAGACCGGGGAGCGCCTGGTAGGACAGATGGCGAAGCGCCAGGCGATCCTCAACTCCGAGAACACCGTCTACTCGATCAAGCGGTTCATGGGGCGCCGCTTCCACGAGGTCGAAACCGAGCGGAAGATGGTGCCCTACAAGGTGGCCGAGGGGCAGCACGGGATGGCCGTCGTCGACATCCCCGCCGCGGGGCGGACGTTCACGCCCGAGGAGATCTCGGCGATGATCCTCCAGAAACTCAAGGACGACGCGGAGGCCTACCTCGGCGAGAAGGTCGAGGCCGCCGTGATCACCGTACCGGCCTACTTCAACGACGCGCAGCGCACCGCCACAAAGAACGCGGGCGAGATCGCGGGGTTGAAGGTCCTGCGGATCATCAACGAGCCCACCGCCGCGTGCCTGGCCTACGGGCTGGACAAGAAGGGGTCGGAGACGGTGCTGGTGTGGGACCTGGGCGGCGGGACCTTCGACGTCTCGATCCTGGAGATCGGCGAGGGCGTCTTCCAGGTGAAGGCCACCAACGGCGACACGCACCTGGGAGGGGATGACTGGGACGAGCGGATCGTTAACTGGCTGGCCGACGAGTTCCGCAAGCAGCACGGCATCGACCTGCGCGCCGACCGCCAGGCTTTGCAGCGGCTGCGCGAGGCCGCCGAGCGGGCGAAGATCGAACTCACGACGGTCGTGCAGACCACGATCAACCTGCCGTTCATCACCGCGGACGCCACCGGCCCCAAGCACCTGGACATGGCGCTGACGCGCGCAAAGTTCGAGGAGCTGACCGCAGACCTGGTGGAGCGCTGCATCGGCCCGTTCCGCAACGCACTCAGCGATGCCAAGCTCAGCGAGCGCGACATCCACGAGGTGATCCTGGTCGGGGGCGCGACGCGCATGCCGATGATCCAGGAGCTGGTGCGCCGCCTGACGGGCAAGGAGCCCAACAAGGAGGTGCACCCCGACGAAGTCGTGGCCGTCGGCGCCGCCATCCAGGCTGGCGTGCTGGCCGGGGACGTGCGCGATGTCGTGCTGCTGGACGTTACCCCGCTGTCGCTGGGCATCGAGACACTGGGCGGCGTGATGACCGTGCTCATCCCGCGCAACACGACGATCCCTACCCGCAAGAGCGAGACCTTCACGACCGCCGAGGACGGGCAGACGCAGGTGGAGGTGCACGTGCTGCAGGGTGAGCGGCCGCTGGCGCGCGACAACCGGACGCTGGGCCGATTCCTCCTGGACGGCATTCCGCCGGCTCCGCGCGGCGTGCCCAAGATCGACGTCACGTTCGACATCGACGCCAACGGCATCCTGTCGGTGTCGGCGCGCGACATCGCCACCGGGCGGGAACAGTCGATCAAGATCACCGGCACGTCGACGCTCAGCAAGGAAGAGGTCGAACGCATGATCCGGGAGGCCGAAGCGCACGCCGAGGAGGACCGGCGCAAGCGTGAGGAGGCCGAGATCGTCAACCGTGGCGACGCCGTCGCCTACCAAACCGAGCGCCTGCTGCGCGATCAGGGCCAGGCGATCTCCGAGGACGAGCGCCGGCCCCTGGAGGCCAAGGTCAAGGACCTGCGCGAGGCGGTGCAGGCGCGCGACGTCAACCGCGTCCGCGCCCTAACCGAAGAGGTCCAGCAGATGACCTACAAGCTCAGCGAGCGGCTGTACCGCGGGGCGGCGGCCGGCGCGCCCGCCGGCGGAGCGGAGGCACCCAAGGAATCGAAGCCAGGCGACGACGTGATCGACGCCGAGTACAAGCCCAGTGACTGA
- a CDS encoding Hsp20/alpha crystallin family protein translates to MSILRWDPFEELNAMQRAMDRLMQEFGRPAPQRAAGTTQPVVWQPAVEMYETDSEVVVRAELPGIDPKDVDVTVAEGSLVIKAEAKAEQEERGRAYLRREFRYGAFLRSLPLPAEVKGDEARATYKGGILEVRVPKSERVRPRQVKVHVE, encoded by the coding sequence ATGAGCATTCTGCGCTGGGACCCGTTCGAGGAACTGAACGCGATGCAGCGGGCGATGGATCGCCTGATGCAGGAGTTCGGCCGCCCGGCTCCGCAGCGCGCGGCCGGCACGACCCAGCCGGTCGTCTGGCAGCCGGCGGTGGAGATGTACGAGACGGACAGCGAGGTCGTGGTGCGCGCCGAGCTGCCGGGCATCGATCCCAAGGACGTCGACGTCACGGTCGCCGAGGGCTCGCTGGTGATCAAGGCGGAGGCGAAGGCCGAGCAGGAGGAGCGTGGCCGCGCCTACCTGCGCCGGGAGTTCCGTTACGGCGCCTTCCTGCGGAGCCTGCCCCTGCCCGCCGAGGTGAAGGGCGACGAGGCCAGGGCGACCTACAAGGGCGGCATTCTGGAAGTCCGCGTGCCCAAGAGCGAGCGAGTCCGGCCGCGCCAGGTGAAGGTGCACGTCGAGTGA
- a CDS encoding DoxX family protein produces MLDLGLLILRGVVGLLFIGHGAQKLFGWFGGHGVAGTGQWLESMGMRPGRLWAILAGSAEFLGGLLLLVGLANPIGSVLIAAVMAAAIVPVHARNGLWVQRNGYEYPLVNVAAATAVALAGPGAYALDPVLGLTLPVVPVLGWGFVLIVGMAAYLGFRGGALQPSEAQN; encoded by the coding sequence GTGCTGGACCTCGGCTTGTTGATCCTTCGTGGCGTTGTCGGTCTGCTGTTCATCGGGCACGGGGCGCAGAAGCTGTTCGGCTGGTTCGGCGGGCACGGTGTCGCCGGCACCGGGCAGTGGCTGGAGTCGATGGGTATGCGTCCGGGCCGGCTGTGGGCCATACTGGCGGGATCCGCTGAGTTCCTCGGCGGTCTGCTCCTGTTGGTGGGGTTGGCCAACCCCATCGGCTCCGTGCTGATCGCCGCGGTGATGGCGGCCGCGATCGTACCCGTCCACGCCCGCAACGGTCTGTGGGTCCAGCGCAACGGCTACGAGTATCCGCTCGTCAACGTCGCCGCCGCGACCGCCGTGGCACTGGCCGGGCCGGGTGCCTATGCGCTGGACCCGGTGCTCGGACTGACCCTCCCGGTGGTGCCGGTGCTGGGTTGGGGCTTCGTCCTGATCGTGGGGATGGCCGCCTACCTGGGATTCCGCGGCGGTGCGCTGCAGCCCAGCGAGGCCCAGAACTGA
- a CDS encoding DnaJ C-terminal domain-containing protein, producing the protein MDFKDYYKILGVDRKADAKAIGAAFRRLARQYHPDVNKDPKAADRFKEINEAFQVLSDPEKRSRYDQMLDMRERGVPWEQVFARPGAGTRGQPQEWTVIFGEPGGDLGGLGGLGGFSEFFRRFFADLGAADPFATAQRTSPFGRTQTIPRQDLTTTAEITLEEAFSGTEREVEIASDGRRRRLRVAIPPGVRSGQKVRVRGGADGADVYVQVQVRPHSVFTREGDDVVCEIPISLAEALLGAEIEVPTLTGKAKMRIPPDTQNGQVFRLRGQGMPRLGGQGRGDQLVRVHVVLPRGLSAADKEKIAQIMRAKTENPRAGMGLK; encoded by the coding sequence ATGGACTTCAAGGACTACTACAAGATCCTCGGTGTCGATCGGAAGGCCGACGCGAAGGCGATCGGCGCGGCGTTCCGGCGGCTGGCACGCCAGTACCACCCCGACGTCAACAAGGATCCCAAGGCCGCAGATCGCTTCAAGGAGATCAACGAGGCGTTCCAAGTCCTCAGCGATCCCGAAAAGCGCAGCCGCTACGACCAGATGCTCGACATGCGCGAGCGCGGCGTGCCGTGGGAGCAGGTCTTCGCACGCCCCGGTGCGGGCACCCGGGGCCAGCCCCAGGAGTGGACCGTCATCTTCGGAGAACCGGGTGGAGACCTGGGAGGTCTGGGGGGGTTGGGCGGATTCTCGGAGTTCTTCCGCCGCTTCTTCGCAGACCTCGGTGCGGCCGATCCGTTCGCAACGGCCCAGCGGACGTCGCCGTTCGGTCGCACCCAGACCATCCCCCGGCAGGACCTGACGACGACCGCCGAGATCACGCTCGAAGAGGCGTTCTCGGGCACCGAGCGGGAAGTGGAGATCGCCTCCGACGGTCGGCGACGCCGGCTGCGCGTGGCGATCCCACCCGGTGTCCGTTCGGGACAGAAGGTGCGGGTGCGCGGGGGTGCCGACGGCGCCGACGTGTACGTGCAGGTGCAGGTCCGGCCGCATTCCGTGTTCACGCGGGAAGGCGACGACGTGGTGTGCGAGATCCCGATCTCCCTGGCCGAGGCGCTGCTGGGCGCCGAGATCGAGGTTCCCACGCTCACCGGCAAGGCGAAGATGCGCATCCCGCCCGACACGCAAAACGGCCAGGTGTTCCGGCTGCGGGGCCAGGGCATGCCCAGGCTGGGGGGCCAGGGCCGCGGTGACCAGCTGGTCCGCGTGCACGTGGTGCTGCCGCGCGGCCTGTCGGCGGCGGACAAGGAGAAGATCGCGCAGATCATGCGGGCAAAGACCGAAAACCCCCGCGCCGGCATGGGCTTGAAGTAG